From a single Bacillus pseudomycoides DSM 12442 genomic region:
- a CDS encoding L-cystine transporter gives MELGGIIMNTLLVGINIAVMLVLVGILYYMQRKHVSFNKRVFTALGVGIVFGLILQFIYEPTSKIIVDSNNWFSLIGSGYVKLLQMIVMPLILVSIISAFTKLKLTSNLGKISGLIIGILILTTGIAAAVGIAASAGFDVQATGLQQGDAETARLKLVEEKFSSIEQTPIPQKLLELLPTNPFLDLTGARPTSTISVVIFAAFIGIAFIGVKRKYPEQAELFKKMLDAVYAIVMRMVTLILRLTPYGVLALMTKTVAGSDVSAILKLGNFVLASYVALIVMFVIHLLLIALSGLNPIQYLKKVFPVLTFAFTSRSSAGTMPLNIEAQKEKLGVSEGIANFAASFGVSIGQNGCAGIYPAMLAMMVAPTVGIDPLQPQFILTLIAVVAISSFGVAGVGGGATFAALIVLSTMNLPIGIVALLISVEPLIDMGRTALNVSGSMTAGLISSKWLGELDHDTYNQDDVKSEEVAS, from the coding sequence TTGGAATTAGGGGGAATCATCATGAATACACTGCTAGTCGGTATTAACATAGCGGTCATGCTCGTATTAGTTGGCATATTGTATTATATGCAGCGCAAGCATGTATCATTTAATAAACGCGTATTTACTGCTTTAGGGGTCGGAATTGTATTTGGCCTTATCTTACAATTTATCTATGAACCTACTTCTAAAATTATCGTGGATTCGAATAACTGGTTTAGCTTAATTGGTAGTGGGTATGTGAAATTACTACAAATGATCGTTATGCCACTTATTCTAGTTTCTATTATCTCGGCATTTACAAAATTAAAATTAACAAGTAACCTTGGTAAAATTAGCGGACTTATTATTGGAATTTTAATTCTTACAACTGGAATCGCTGCAGCTGTTGGTATCGCAGCAAGCGCAGGGTTTGACGTTCAAGCAACTGGCTTACAACAAGGTGATGCAGAAACGGCTCGCTTAAAATTAGTGGAAGAAAAATTCAGTTCAATTGAACAAACACCAATTCCACAAAAATTATTGGAGTTATTACCTACAAATCCATTTCTTGATTTAACTGGTGCACGTCCAACTTCGACAATTTCTGTTGTAATCTTTGCAGCGTTCATTGGAATCGCCTTTATCGGTGTGAAAAGAAAATATCCAGAACAAGCAGAGTTATTTAAGAAAATGCTTGATGCTGTCTATGCAATTGTAATGCGTATGGTAACATTAATTTTACGCCTTACTCCATATGGCGTATTAGCTCTTATGACAAAAACAGTCGCTGGTAGTGATGTAAGTGCCATTTTAAAACTCGGTAACTTTGTTTTAGCATCTTACGTAGCACTTATCGTTATGTTTGTTATTCACTTATTATTAATTGCTCTTTCTGGTTTAAATCCAATTCAATATTTGAAAAAGGTATTCCCAGTATTAACATTCGCCTTCACTTCTCGTTCTAGTGCAGGTACAATGCCACTAAATATTGAAGCACAAAAAGAAAAACTTGGTGTTTCAGAAGGAATTGCAAACTTTGCTGCTTCCTTCGGGGTATCTATCGGTCAAAATGGTTGCGCAGGTATTTATCCAGCTATGCTGGCGATGATGGTCGCTCCAACTGTAGGAATTGATCCATTACAACCACAATTTATTTTAACTTTAATCGCAGTTGTCGCTATTAGCTCATTCGGTGTTGCTGGTGTAGGCGGCGGAGCAACATTCGCAGCATTAATCGTCCTTTCAACAATGAACTTACCAATCGGGATTGTTGCTCTTCTTATCTCTGTTGAGCCATTAATCGATATGGGTCGTACAGCTCTTAACGTAAGCGGATCAATGACAGCAGGTCTTATTTCTAGCAAATGGCTTGGTGAATTAGATCACGATACGTATAATCAAGATGATGTGAAAAGCGAAGAAGTTGCTTCATAA
- a CDS encoding DUF3966 domain-containing protein, whose product MGEFQFFERENTNGLGVTVLELSLYENTALIICFVLYVGSVIIYISRKFSQERNLEKSEITAELEMLADESDKKQKIREKHEAPHHLNAK is encoded by the coding sequence ATAGGGGAATTCCAGTTCTTTGAGCGTGAAAATACGAATGGATTAGGAGTGACTGTGTTGGAGCTGAGTCTCTATGAAAATACTGCTCTGATTATATGTTTTGTGCTATACGTTGGTAGTGTTATTATTTACATTTCAAGAAAATTTTCACAAGAACGAAACTTAGAAAAATCGGAAATAACAGCTGAGTTAGAGATGTTAGCCGATGAAAGTGATAAAAAGCAAAAAATAAGAGAAAAGCATGAGGCGCCCCACCATTTAAACGCAAAATAA
- a CDS encoding HD domain-containing protein has protein sequence MEYTMDRAYARELLERAYKQNPGPWYKHSINVAQATENIILEFMKQGYDVNDNLAYNAGLLHDIGRYKGFTKSVIHSYDGYMYLEQLGFRGNAIKCVTHSVPCRNKDIEIAADWSLVPPDMKMKLVVILNENSNYDLYDKVITLCDALADDKGFTTLEKRLISVGLRHGTNAHTSSHWKGFYKIKKEIESLIGMSVYRLLPGVEESIYTDIQY, from the coding sequence ATGGAGTATACCATGGATAGAGCATATGCACGTGAGTTACTTGAACGTGCATATAAACAAAATCCTGGACCTTGGTATAAACATTCGATAAATGTTGCCCAAGCTACTGAAAACATAATCTTGGAATTTATGAAACAAGGATATGATGTGAATGATAATTTGGCTTATAATGCAGGGTTGCTTCATGACATTGGTAGGTATAAAGGTTTTACAAAATCTGTTATACATTCTTATGATGGATACATGTACTTAGAACAATTAGGATTTAGAGGGAATGCGATTAAATGTGTAACACATTCAGTTCCTTGTAGGAATAAAGACATAGAAATCGCGGCTGATTGGAGTCTTGTTCCTCCAGATATGAAAATGAAGCTTGTAGTGATATTAAATGAAAACAGCAACTATGATTTATACGATAAAGTTATTACTCTTTGTGATGCTTTAGCCGATGATAAAGGATTTACTACACTTGAAAAAAGATTGATCTCAGTTGGATTGAGACACGGCACCAATGCTCACACTTCTTCTCATTGGAAAGGATTTTATAAAATAAAAAAAGAAATAGAATCTTTGATTGGAATGAGTGTATACAGACTTCTTCCGGGAGTTGAGGAATCGATTTATACTGATATTCAGTATTAA
- a CDS encoding nucleoside 2-deoxyribosyltransferase, whose amino-acid sequence MNFYIASSFQNKHLVQFVASQLKEAGWHHTYNWTQNERATNREQLQKIGQAEKQAIQNADVFLLLLDGGNGSHTELGMAIALEKKIYMYHKNNPLQTTFYHLPEVDIFQGEVEEFVSYVMNKGDA is encoded by the coding sequence ATGAATTTCTATATTGCATCAAGTTTTCAAAACAAACATCTTGTTCAATTTGTAGCGAGTCAATTGAAAGAAGCGGGATGGCATCATACATATAATTGGACTCAAAATGAAAGAGCGACAAATAGAGAACAATTACAGAAGATTGGTCAAGCAGAAAAGCAGGCGATACAAAACGCTGATGTTTTTCTACTTTTATTAGATGGCGGAAATGGGAGTCACACGGAGCTTGGTATGGCTATTGCGCTAGAGAAGAAAATCTATATGTATCATAAAAACAATCCGCTTCAAACAACGTTTTACCATTTACCAGAAGTGGATATTTTTCAAGGGGAAGTGGAGGAGTTTGTTTCATACGTCATGAATAAAGGAGACGCATAG
- a CDS encoding DUF2626 domain-containing protein, whose amino-acid sequence MERMFRVLGFWTGIFSVMFYLGDMHATALLFLGQTGFFVLLSYLKLTERMYIYVFGAYLTVFFIGFTYYTTFLLVPGAGH is encoded by the coding sequence ATGGAGCGCATGTTTCGCGTTCTCGGCTTTTGGACTGGAATTTTCTCGGTTATGTTTTACTTAGGGGATATGCACGCAACTGCACTATTATTTTTAGGACAAACAGGATTCTTCGTACTTTTAAGCTATTTAAAATTAACAGAGCGTATGTATATATACGTATTCGGGGCATATTTAACTGTTTTCTTCATTGGGTTTACATACTATACAACATTTCTACTTGTCCCTGGCGCTGGGCATTAA
- a CDS encoding helix-turn-helix transcriptional regulator, translating to MEQALKITGVLSDPTRYYIYKYISQKHSYVTVQEIADEFNIHPNVARLHLSKLEDVNMLRSETKKTGKGGRPSRLYVLSEDLIQLQFPFRDYQLLAKIAFNSLLSLGAAGEKALYETGKQFGKELMEQHMQHLNINEDSLTLEHKVQIAKEALSTAGLSPSFELSTDGTQIFYDVYNCPFKEVAVHHPEEVCHMHSDMMKGIFEILFPGMELTRHDNLLDGCKSCNYKVQL from the coding sequence ATGGAACAAGCTTTAAAAATTACAGGTGTACTATCTGATCCAACTCGTTATTATATTTATAAATATATTTCTCAAAAACATAGTTACGTAACTGTACAAGAAATCGCAGATGAATTTAATATCCATCCAAACGTAGCACGTCTACATTTATCAAAATTAGAAGATGTCAATATGTTGCGATCTGAAACAAAGAAAACGGGAAAAGGCGGCAGACCAAGCAGATTATATGTATTGTCTGAAGACTTAATTCAGCTACAATTCCCATTTCGCGATTATCAATTATTAGCAAAAATCGCTTTTAATTCATTGCTTAGCCTCGGTGCAGCCGGTGAAAAAGCACTATATGAAACAGGCAAACAATTTGGTAAAGAATTAATGGAACAACATATGCAGCATTTAAACATTAATGAAGATTCATTAACATTAGAACACAAAGTTCAAATTGCAAAAGAAGCATTATCAACTGCTGGCCTATCCCCTTCATTTGAATTAAGCACAGATGGTACACAAATTTTCTATGACGTGTACAATTGCCCATTCAAAGAAGTTGCTGTCCATCATCCTGAAGAAGTTTGCCATATGCATAGCGATATGATGAAGGGAATTTTTGAAATCCTATTTCCGGGCATGGAATTAACACGACATGATAATTTATTAGACGGATGTAAATCTTGTAACTACAAAGTTCAGCTATAA
- a CDS encoding DUF4037 domain-containing protein, translating into MNLMQKAIDMAKIYKQNQKVEAILLAGSVSRNWQDENSDIELHILWSAPPEDEDREGPIKRIDGTVLSYHPYEEEEWSESYVTKDGIKLEISNFLSVTVERFISDVVEKYETDYEKQCIVASIHDGVSLYGEDKIRGLKDRVADYPLELSRQMIAENLLLSNRWHNREALLKRKDWLMLYDVICDVQKNVFGVLFGLNKMYVHHPAFKWMPFNIKRMTIKPENLYERMTNILMGNPENSVKDLELLIEEVLISAEKQIPELDLWEQKKQICYVK; encoded by the coding sequence ATGAACTTAATGCAAAAAGCAATAGATATGGCAAAAATATATAAACAAAACCAAAAAGTAGAAGCGATTCTTTTAGCAGGATCCGTATCAAGAAACTGGCAAGATGAAAATTCAGATATAGAGTTACATATTTTATGGTCAGCACCGCCAGAAGATGAAGATCGTGAAGGGCCTATTAAACGTATTGATGGGACAGTTTTATCGTATCATCCGTATGAAGAGGAAGAGTGGTCTGAATCTTATGTAACGAAAGATGGGATTAAATTAGAAATAAGTAACTTTTTATCCGTAACGGTTGAACGTTTTATTTCTGATGTGGTGGAAAAGTATGAAACTGATTATGAGAAACAATGTATTGTAGCCTCAATTCATGATGGTGTGAGTTTGTATGGTGAAGACAAAATTAGGGGGCTAAAAGATAGAGTCGCAGATTATCCATTGGAACTTTCTAGACAAATGATTGCAGAGAATCTTTTGCTAAGTAATCGCTGGCATAACCGTGAAGCACTTTTAAAACGAAAAGATTGGCTTATGCTATACGATGTAATTTGTGATGTACAGAAGAATGTATTTGGTGTTTTGTTCGGCCTTAATAAAATGTATGTGCATCACCCTGCATTTAAATGGATGCCTTTTAATATCAAACGAATGACAATAAAACCGGAAAACCTTTATGAGCGAATGACGAATATCTTGATGGGAAATCCGGAAAACAGTGTGAAGGATTTGGAATTATTAATCGAAGAAGTATTGATTTCGGCGGAGAAACAAATTCCAGAATTGGATCTTTGGGAGCAAAAGAAACAGATTTGTTATGTGAAGTAA
- a CDS encoding HD domain-containing protein: MQVYDTIYGNFEIDGVLEELLQTEAMQRLKKIHQVGASFLVKPEWNITRYEHSIGVMLLVKMLGGGEAEQIAALLHDVSHTAFSHVVDRVLHKKDEDYHEHIFDTVIENSDIPLILKKYGYDSKMLQNWEQWMLLEQPLPALCADRIDYTLRDLYTYGMISKQEVLTFLNQLIVHEKQICLSTLEAAEWFTTVYYKETIDFFLHPLGSYSYHVLTKVLQLALEKHLIHTEDFLCDDEVVLQKLKCCRDEEITSVLATLHPNVIVEENNQEYDICYSGGKERLIDPHVYMNGKIYKASRLSEHVRLCNQNAKENFNQNIYLKIKKA, from the coding sequence ATGCAGGTTTATGATACGATATACGGTAATTTTGAAATAGACGGTGTATTAGAAGAACTATTACAAACAGAAGCTATGCAAAGGCTGAAGAAAATTCATCAAGTTGGAGCGAGCTTTCTTGTAAAACCAGAGTGGAATATAACTCGTTATGAGCATTCAATTGGAGTTATGCTTCTTGTGAAAATGCTGGGCGGGGGTGAAGCGGAACAAATTGCAGCATTGCTTCACGATGTATCACATACTGCTTTTTCACACGTTGTAGATCGTGTATTACATAAAAAAGATGAAGACTATCATGAACATATTTTTGATACAGTCATTGAAAACTCGGATATCCCGCTCATTTTGAAAAAGTATGGATATGATTCTAAAATGCTTCAAAACTGGGAACAATGGATGCTGTTGGAACAACCACTACCAGCTCTATGCGCAGATCGTATAGATTATACACTTCGCGATTTATATACATATGGAATGATTTCAAAACAAGAAGTTCTTACATTTTTAAATCAATTAATTGTCCATGAAAAACAAATCTGTCTTAGTACGCTAGAGGCGGCAGAGTGGTTTACAACAGTCTATTACAAAGAAACAATTGATTTCTTTCTACATCCATTAGGCTCATATAGTTATCATGTATTAACAAAAGTTTTGCAACTAGCGTTAGAAAAGCATCTGATACATACTGAAGATTTCTTGTGCGATGATGAGGTAGTGCTTCAAAAATTGAAATGTTGTCGTGATGAAGAGATAACGAGTGTATTGGCTACTTTACATCCAAATGTAATAGTAGAAGAGAATAATCAAGAGTATGATATTTGTTACTCGGGTGGGAAGGAACGCTTAATTGATCCACATGTCTATATGAATGGTAAAATATATAAAGCGTCTCGTTTATCTGAACATGTAAGGTTATGCAATCAAAATGCGAAAGAGAACTTCAATCAAAATATATATTTAAAAATAAAGAAAGCATAA
- a CDS encoding DUF3912 family protein, producing MNFDITGQKAYVKDGPYRNRIGIVKQKEKQEGSSFFLVIDDQVVDVELKDIVLVGVDVRQFHEWCEHNGYL from the coding sequence TTGAATTTTGATATTACAGGACAAAAAGCGTATGTAAAAGATGGACCGTATCGGAATCGCATTGGAATTGTAAAGCAAAAAGAAAAGCAGGAAGGATCAAGTTTTTTCCTTGTTATTGACGATCAAGTCGTTGATGTGGAACTAAAAGATATCGTTTTAGTAGGGGTAGATGTGCGGCAGTTTCATGAATGGTGCGAACACAATGGCTATTTGTAA